The proteins below are encoded in one region of Lactuca sativa cultivar Salinas chromosome 3, Lsat_Salinas_v11, whole genome shotgun sequence:
- the LOC111919017 gene encoding brefeldin A-inhibited guanine nucleotide-exchange protein 2 has protein sequence MASSEADSRLINNILVPALEKIIKNGSWRKHSKLVRRCKSVLGRITSPDNPPPPSPISPSTPLTPEEPQSGVDLSLQLSSPGVLHDSGTNELTLPESEFILSPIMNACSSETLKIVEPALDCIQKLIAHGCLRGESDTTGGPDAKLLAKLINSVCKCHELGDEGVELLVLKTILSAVTSVSLRIHGDSLLQIVRTSYDIYLQSKNVVNQTTAKASLIQMLVIVFRRMEADSSTELVQPIVVAELMEPVEKTEDGDGTMTMVVQGFISKVMQGVDGVINPGSPVTSNTNVTVVHDGAFETKTSTMESTNPADMLDSTDKDMLDAKYWEISMYKSALEGRKGELVEGEGDRDDDIEVQIGNKLRRDAFLVFRALCKLSMKTPPKEALADPQLMRGKIVALELLKILLENAGAVFRTSERFLGAIRQYLCLSLLKNSASTLMIIFQLSCSIFISLVSRFRPGLKAEIGVFFPMIVLRVLENVAQPNFKQKMIVLRFLERLCIDSQILVDVFINYDCDVNSSNIFERMVNGLLKTAQGATPGATTSLLPPQEATMKLQAMKCLVAILKSMGDWMNKQLRIPDPNSAKISDVPDYTREMRNSIMENGVAIEHEPLDGSDPHSDASNEVSDALTIEQRRAYKLEFQEGISLFNRKPKKGIEFLINVNKVGSSPEEIADFLKNASGLSKTLVGDYLGERDDLSLKVMHAYVDSFDFEDMEFDEAIRTLLMGFRLPGEAQKIDRIMEKFAERYCICNPKAFISADTAYVLAYSVIMLNTDAHNPMVKNKMSADDFIRNNRGIDDGNDLPEEFLRSLFERISRNEIKMKEDDLALQQRLSVSSNKILGLDSILNIVVRKTAEENHTSEDLMRHMQEQFQEKARKSESVYYAATDVFILRFMLEVCWAPMLVAFSVPLDKSDEVIVITQCLEGFRYGIHLTAAMSMKTHRDAFVTSLAKFTCLHSPADIKQKNIDAIKVIVTIADEDGDYLQEAWEHILTCISRFEHLHLLREGAPLDSAFFSHESGAKSKQKKSNVLPVLKKRGAGRIHHQAAAAAMRRGSYDSSNIGGDTSSGITSEQAHNLVSNLNMLEQVGEMSRVFTNSQKLNSEAIVDFVKALCKVSMGELQSTSAPRVFSLTKIVEIAHYNMERIRLVWTTIWNVLSEYFVTIGCSENLSIAIFAMDSLRQLSMKFLEREELANYNFQNEFMKPFVIAMRKSSAVEIRELIIRCVSQMVLSRVNHVKSGWKSMFMVFTTAAYDKHKNIVLLAFEVTEKIVRDYFPYITETETTAFTDCVNCLIAFTKSKSNTDISLSAIGFLRLCASKLAEGEIGFSRNKEKEGSEVLQSPSRVRSPHQGRKFENGELLDKEDLLYFWFPLLSGLSELSLDPRSEIRQSALQTLFDTLKTYGHHFSLPLWERIFESVLFPIFDYIRYAIDPSNDHNPPSKKLIIGHDEQQELDQDQDPCSWLYETCTLSLQLIVDLFVNFYHIISPILKKIMNLLLNFIKRPHQSLAGIGIAAFVRLVSNAGQLFDDDDDKWVEVVFSLRDAAYFTLPDFEFVFNNNNNNNNNNNNNNVESGENWSNSNVLLFGAISNVKCRAAVQLLLIQAISEIQNMYRSQLSIKNTMILFQSVHKIANHSHNINTNLALRSKLQELGSMTQMQDPPLLRLENESYQICLTFLQNLTTDKPPNPQVESYLVDLCHQVLESYVEIARPVQMTNLPFNHWLIPLGSGKKRELAARGPLIVTTLHAVSSLRDFEFERNLKRFFPLVSSLIKCEHGSNEVQVALSDMLSLSVGPILLRLC, from the exons ATGGCTTCTTCGGAAGCCGATTCCCGTCTCATCAACAACATTTTAGTCCCTGCGCTAGAAAAAATCATCAAGAACGGTTCATGGCGCAAACACTCCAAGCTTGTTCGTCGGTGTAAATCCGTTCTCGGACGCATTACCTCCCCGGATAACCCTCCTCCCCCCTCCCCTATCTCCCCTTCCACCCCTCTCACCCCGGAGGAGCCTCAATCAGGCGTCGACTTGTCGTTACAATTATCGTCTCCAGGCGTTCTACATGATTCCGGAACGAATGAATTAACCCTACCTGAATCGGAATTCATATTGTCCCCGATCATGAATGCCTGTTCTTCAGAAACACTCAAGATCGTAGAACCAGCGTTGGATTGTATACAGAAATTAATCGCGCATGGTTGTTTACGCGGCGAATCGGATACCACCGGTGGACCGGATGCAAAGCTGTTAGCAAAACTGATCAATTCCGTTTGCAAGTGTCATGAATTAGGCGACGAAGGTGTAGAGTTGTTGGTTTTGAAGACAATTTTATCTGCAGTGACATCAGTGTCGCTGAGGATACATGGTGATAGTTTGTTGCAGATCGTGAGGACGAGTTATGATATCTATTTACAAAGTAAGAATGTTGTTAATCAGACTACGGCTAAGGCATCCTTGATTCAGATGCTTGTGATTGTGTTTAGGAGAATGGAGGCAGATTCTTCAACGGAGCTAGTTCAGCCGATTGTAGTGGCGGAGCTCATGGAGCCAGTAGAGAAGACAGAAGATGGTGATGGAACAATGACAATGGTTGTTCAAGGGTTTATCAGTAAGGTTATGCAGGGAGTGGATGGGGTTATAAATCCCGGGTCTCCTGTAACATCAAACACGAATGTAACTGTAGTGCATGATGGGGCATTTGAAACAAAGACATCAACAATGGAGTCAACAAATCCAGCTGATATGTTGGATTCTACAGATAAAGACATGTTGGATGCTAAGTATTGGGAGATTAGCATGTATAAGTCAGCATTGGAAGGAAGGAAAGGAGAATTGGTAGAAGGGGAAGGAGATAGAGATGATGACATAGAAGTTCAAATTGGGAATAAACTGAGAAGGGATGCTTTTTTGGTGTTTAGAGCTCTTTGTAAGCTATCCATGAAGACGCCTCCAAAAGAGGCTTTAGCAGACCCACAGTTGATGAGAGGGAAGATTGTTGCCTTGGAGTTGCTAAAGATCTTGTTGGAGAATGCAGGTGCTGTTTTCAGAACTAGTGAAAG ATTTTTGGGGGCCATTAGACAGTATTTATGCCTATCACTATTGAAGAACAGTGCATCGACCCTTATGATTATATTTCAGCTCTCCTGCTCAATTTTCATTAGCCTTGTGTCAAGATTTAGACCTGGATTGAAGGCAGAAATTGGAGTCTTTTTCCCTATGATTGTTCTCAGAGTTCTAGAAAATGTTGCTCAGCCTAATTTTAAGCAGAAAATGATTGTATTGCGGTTTCTTGAAAGGCTCTGTATTGATTCACAGATCTTGGTAGATGTTTTCATCAACTATGATTGTGATGTTAATTCatctaacatatttgaaag AATGGTGAATGGGCTTCTGAAAACCGCTCAAGGTGCGACACCTGGTGCTACAACTTCACTTCTACCACCTCAAGAAGCAACCATGAAGCTTCAAGCTATGAAGTGTTTAGTGGCTATTTTAAAGTCAATGGGTGATTGGATGAACAAACAGTTACGAATTCCTGATCCTAATTCTGCAAAGATTTCTGATGTGCCTGACTACACTCGTGAAATGAGAAATTCAATAATGGAAAATGGAGTTGCAATTGAACATGAGCCTCTTGATGGATCAGATCCTCATTCAGATGCTTCCAATGAAGTTTCAGATGCTTTAACAATTGAGCAACGTCGTGCTTACAAGCTTGAATTTCAG GAAGGTATATCACTTTTTAATAGGAAACCCAAAAAGGGAATTGAATTCTTGATCAATGTGAATAAAGTGGGAAGTTCACCGGAAGAAATAGCAGATTTCTTAAAAAACGCTTCTGGTTTGAGTAAAACTTTGGTTGGTGATTATTTGGGGGAAAGGGATGATTTATCATTGAAAGTAATGCATGCATACGTTGACTCCTTTGACTTTGAAGATATGGAGTTTGATGAGGCAATTAGAACCCTTTTAATGGGCTTTAGGTTGCCTGGTGAAGCACAAAAGATTGATCGGATTATGGAAAAGTTTGCAGAACGTTATTGTATATGCAATCCAAAGGCATTCATTAGTGCTGATACTGCATATGTTCTTGCTTACTCTGTTATAATGCTAAATACTGATGCTCACAATCCCATGGTCAAGAATAAG ATGTCAGCTGATGATTTTATAAGAAACAATCGTGGGATAGATGATGGAAATGATTTACCAGAGGAGTTTCTGAGATCATTGTTTGAACGAATATCAAGAAATGAGATTAAAATGAAAGAAGACGATTTAGCCCTTCAACAAAGGCTTTCTGTTAGTTCAAACAAGATTTTGGGTCTTGATAGTATATTGAATATTGTGGTGCGCAAGACAGCTGAAGAAAATCATACCAGTGAAGATCTTATGCGACACATGCAAGAACAATTTCAAGAAAAAGCACGGAAATCTGA GTCAGTTTATTATGCTGCTACAGATGTTTTTATACTTAGATTCATGCTAGAAGTGTGTTGGGCTCCTATGCTTGTTGCTTTTAGTGTTCCTCTTGATAAAAGCGATGAAGTCATTGTTATCACTCAATGTTTGGAAGGATTTCGATATGGAATTCATTTAACAGCAGCCATGTCCATGAAGACTCATAGAGATGCTTTTGTCACATCACTAGCAAAGTTCACTTGCCTTCATTCACCAGCTgatataaaacaaaaaaacattgaTGCCATCAAG GTGATAGTTACAATTGCAGATGAAGATGGTGACTACTTACAAGAAGCATGGGAACACATTCTAACATGCATCTCACGTTTCGAACACTTACATCTATTAAGAGAAGGGGCCCCACTAGATTCTGCTTTCTTTTCACATGAATCAGGAGCAAAGTCAAAGCAAAAAAAGTCAAACGTCCTTCCGGTTCTTAAAAAAAGAGGGGCTGGAAGAATCCATCACCAGGCAGCAGCTGCAGCAATGAGAAGAGGTTCATATGATAGTTCAAACATTGGTGGTGATACTTCTAGTGGAATTACATCAGAACAAGCTCATAATTTGGTTTCTAATTTGAATATGTTGGAACAAGTTGGTGAAATGAGTCGTGTGTTTACAAATAGTCAGAAACTTAATAGTGAGGCGATTGTTGACTTTGTCAAAGCACTTTGTAAGGTGTCTATGGGGGAGCTACAGTCTACTTCTGCTCCACGCGTTTTCAGCCTAACAAAGATAGTTGAAATCGC GCACTATAACATGGAGCGTATCCGGCTTGTTTGGACAACTATCTGGAATGTACTTTCTGAATATTTTGTGACAATAGGCTGTTCTGAAAACCTCTCAATTGCAATATTTGCAATGGATTCTTTACGCCAGCTGTCAATGAAGTTTTTGGAGAGAGAAGAATTGGCTAATTATAATTTTCAAAATGAGTTCATGAAACCTTTTGTGATTGCTATGCGTAAAAGTAGTGCTGTTGAGATCAGAGAATTAATAATCAGATGTGTCTCTCAAATGGTTTTATCGCGTGTTAATCATGTCAAATCAGGATGGAAAAGCATGTTTATG GTGTTCACAACAGCAGCATATGATAAACACAAAAATATTGTACTTCTGGCATTTGAAGTAACTGAGAAGATAGTTCGAGACTATTTCCCGTATATAACTGAGACAGAAACAACTGCTTTTACAGATTGTGTAAATTGTTTGATTGCATTCACAAAGAGTAAATCCAACACAGATATTAGTCTTAGTGCTATTGGATTCTTGCGTTTATGTGCTTCAAAACTGGCTGAAGGAGAAATTGGATTTTCAAGAAATAAAGAGAAAGAAGGTTCTGAAGTTTTGCAATCACCAAGTCGTGTGAGATCACCACATCAAGGAAGGAAATTTGAAAATGGGGAGTTGTTGGATAAAGAAGATCTTCTTTACTTCTGGTTTCCATTATTATCTg GGCTATCTGAACTTAGCTTGGACCCACGATCCGAAATCAGACAAAGTGCTCTCCAAACACTATTCGACACCCTAAAAACCTACGGACACCACTTTTCCTTACCCTTATGGGAAAGAATATTCGAATCCGTATTATTCCCAATTTTTGATTACATCCGATACGCAATCGATCCATCCAACGATCACAACCCTCCATCCAAAAAACTAATCATCGGTCACGATGAACAACAAGAACTCGATCAAGATCAAGATCCATGTTCATGGCTATACGAAACCTGCACACTTTCACTCCAATTAATCGTCGATCTCTTCGTTAACTTCTATCATATTATTAGCccgattttaaaaaaaatcatgaatttattATTAAACTTTATAAAACGACCTCATCAAAGCCTTGCCGGGATTGGGATTGCTGCGTTTGTGAGATTGGTGAGTAATGCGGGTCAGctttttgatgatgatgatgataaatggGTTGAAGTTGTTTTCAGTTTGAGAGATGCGGCTTATTTCACACTTCCTGATTTTGAATTTgtgtttaataataataataataataataataataataataataataatgtggaaagtggggagaattggagcAATAGCAATGTGCTTTTGTTTGGTGCGATTTCCAATGTTAAATGTCGGGCAGCCGTTCAGCTTTTGTTGATACag GCAATAAGCGAGATCCAAAACATGTATCGATCTCAACTATCAATAAAAAACACCATGATACTTTTCCAATCAGTCCACAAAATCGCAAACCACTCTCACAACATAAACACAAATCTAGCCTTACGTTCAAAGCTCCAAGAACTTGGATCCATGACCCAAATGCAAGATCCGCCATTACTCCGCCTAGAAAACGAATCCTACCAAATCTGCCTCACATTCCTACAAAATCTCACAACCGATAAACCCCCAAATCCACAAGTTGAATCCTATCTCGTTGACCTTTGTCACCAAGTCCTCGAATCCTACGTGGAGATAGCACGTCCTGTGCAAATGACGAATTTGCCCTTCAACCATTGGTTGATACCTTTAGGGTCCGGGAAGAAAAGAGAACTCGCGGCTCGTGGGCCCCTTATTGTCACTACCCTCCATGCGGTTAGTAGTTTGAGggattttgagtttgagaggaaTTTGAAACGGTTTTTTCCGTTGGTTTCGAGCTTGATTAAATGTGAGCATGGGTCGAATGAGGTACAGGTGGCGCTTAGTGATATGCTTAGTTTGTCCGTGGGTCCCATTCTTCTTCGGTTATGTTGA